One genomic segment of Clostridium saccharoperbutylacetonicum N1-4(HMT) includes these proteins:
- a CDS encoding DUF512 domain-containing protein, which yields MRNIITMVVSNGIAEEVGIEKGDVLLSIDGNKINDIIDYKFLSADEEIVLEVEKPSGEVWKIEIEKEYGEDLGIEFGGGIMDKAKSCSNKCIFCFIDQLPKGMRESLYFKDDDSRLSFLQGNFVTLTNMKEEDIDRIVQYHISPINISVHTTNPELRVEMLNNRFAGKVFERMKRLADAGINMNAQIVSVPGINNGEELKRTIQDLYTLYPQVSDIAVVPIGITKFREGLKKVKTYTKEQCLEEIENVKKLQEKYMKENGTPFVRLSDEFYLVAEEAIPSQEFYDDYHQIEDGIGMVRCFRDAIESDLEDLDVNMKGDFSIVTGTLAYPEILDAANKIKEKNTNIKLDVYKIVNNYFGKSITVAGLLTGTDIIEQLKGIINSKYLIMSSNMFRKGYELSDSTEQIMLDDLKIKDIETALNVQVIVVDYTGEDLIEKLNEYKEEEF from the coding sequence ATGAGAAATATTATAACAATGGTAGTCTCTAATGGAATTGCAGAGGAAGTAGGAATTGAAAAAGGTGATGTTTTATTATCTATTGATGGTAATAAAATTAATGACATAATAGATTATAAATTTTTATCAGCGGATGAAGAAATAGTTTTAGAAGTAGAAAAACCAAGTGGTGAGGTTTGGAAAATTGAAATTGAAAAAGAATATGGTGAGGATTTAGGTATTGAATTTGGCGGTGGGATTATGGATAAGGCAAAATCATGCAGTAATAAATGTATATTTTGTTTCATAGATCAGTTGCCTAAAGGAATGCGAGAGTCTCTATATTTTAAAGATGACGACTCAAGATTATCCTTTCTACAGGGGAATTTCGTGACCCTAACTAATATGAAGGAAGAGGATATTGATAGAATAGTACAATATCATATAAGTCCAATCAATATTTCTGTACATACAACAAATCCAGAGCTTAGAGTAGAAATGCTTAATAATAGATTTGCCGGTAAAGTATTTGAACGTATGAAAAGACTAGCTGATGCGGGAATAAATATGAATGCACAGATAGTTTCAGTTCCAGGCATAAATAATGGTGAAGAACTTAAAAGGACAATTCAGGATTTGTACACATTATATCCTCAAGTGTCAGATATTGCTGTAGTGCCAATAGGTATAACTAAGTTTAGAGAAGGTCTTAAGAAAGTAAAGACATATACTAAAGAGCAATGTTTAGAAGAAATTGAGAATGTGAAGAAACTCCAAGAGAAATATATGAAAGAAAATGGAACACCTTTTGTAAGATTATCTGATGAATTTTATCTTGTTGCAGAGGAAGCAATACCAAGTCAGGAATTTTATGATGATTATCATCAAATTGAAGATGGAATAGGTATGGTTAGATGTTTTAGAGATGCAATAGAAAGTGATTTGGAAGATTTAGATGTAAATATGAAAGGTGATTTTTCTATTGTAACAGGGACTTTAGCATATCCAGAAATTTTAGATGCTGCAAATAAAATAAAAGAGAAAAACACAAATATAAAATTAGATGTATACAAAATAGTAAATAATTATTTTGGAAAATCAATTACAGTTGCTGGACTTTTAACAGGAACAGATATAATAGAGCAGTTAAAGGGCATAATAAATAGTAAGTACTTAATTATGTCTAGTAATATGTTTAGAAAAGGCTATGAATTATCAGATTCAACAGAGCAGATAATGCTTGATGATTTGAAAATTAAAGATATAGAAACAGCTTTAAATGTTCAAGTTATTGTGGTTGATTATACAGGAGAAGATTTGATTGAAAAACTTAATGAATATAAAGAGGAGGAATTTTAA
- a CDS encoding NAD(P)H-dependent glycerol-3-phosphate dehydrogenase, with product MSKIAFLGGGSFGSALAVLLAEKDNIVSIYNRDENVVNEINQMRLNKKYLKDLRIPDGVTAFNNIDKTIQEADYIVLSVPSHVIRNMCKAIKGKVPNHIPIISIAKGIEEDSDKRLSVVIEEELENPVVVLSGPSHAEEVAMKIPTTIVSTSKDMKYAIEIQDLFMTSYFRVYTNDDIIGVEVGGAVKNIIALAAGVIDGLGYGDNTKAALLTRGMKEITRVGMALGGRLETFYGLTGMGDLIVTCTSMHSRNRRAGLLIGKGMSVEDALKEIGMVVEGVKACKAFYQLKEKTGISMPITDGLYKGLFEGKDAKVIVDELMNRDKKSELF from the coding sequence ATGAGCAAAATTGCTTTTTTAGGTGGAGGAAGTTTTGGAAGTGCTTTAGCTGTTTTACTTGCAGAAAAAGATAATATAGTTAGTATATACAATAGAGATGAAAATGTTGTTAATGAAATAAATCAGATGAGATTAAATAAAAAATATCTAAAAGATTTAAGAATTCCGGATGGAGTAACTGCATTTAATAATATTGACAAGACAATACAAGAAGCTGATTATATAGTTTTATCAGTTCCATCACACGTTATTAGAAATATGTGTAAAGCAATTAAAGGGAAAGTACCTAACCATATTCCAATAATTTCAATTGCTAAAGGTATTGAAGAAGACAGTGATAAGAGATTGTCTGTTGTGATAGAAGAAGAGCTTGAAAATCCTGTAGTAGTTTTATCGGGACCAAGTCATGCTGAAGAAGTTGCAATGAAAATACCTACAACTATTGTAAGTACATCTAAAGATATGAAATATGCTATTGAGATACAGGATTTATTTATGACATCGTATTTTCGAGTTTATACTAATGATGATATTATTGGTGTAGAAGTTGGCGGGGCTGTAAAGAATATAATTGCTTTGGCAGCAGGGGTTATAGATGGCCTTGGATATGGAGACAATACAAAGGCGGCTCTTCTTACAAGGGGGATGAAAGAAATTACAAGGGTTGGAATGGCTCTTGGAGGAAGACTAGAAACCTTTTATGGATTAACTGGAATGGGGGATCTAATAGTAACTTGTACTTCAATGCATTCTAGGAATAGAAGAGCTGGATTGCTTATTGGAAAGGGAATGTCTGTTGAAGACGCTTTAAAGGAAATTGGGATGGTTGTTGAAGGTGTGAAAGCCTGCAAAGCATTTTATCAATTAAAAGAAAAGACTGGAATATCAATGCCAATAACAGATGGCCTTTATAAAGGGTTGTTTGAAGGTAAAGATGCTAAGGTTATTGTTGACGAACTTATGAATAGAGATAAAAAAAGTGAGTTGTTTTAG
- the der gene encoding ribosome biogenesis GTPase Der: protein MGKPIVAIVGRPNVGKSTLFNRLAGKRISIVQDTPGVTRDRVYAEAEWLSYNFTMIDTGGIEPERDDIIVKQMRRQANIAIETADVIVFIVDGKEGLTPADNEVATMLRKSKKPVVLVVNKVDSLKEEDNAWEFYNLGIGDPVTISASQGLGLGDMLDKVVEGFDKSIFEEEEDEYIRIAMIGKPNVGKSSLINKLLGEDRVIVSDVPGTTRDAIDSHLETEEGKFILIDTAGLRRKSKVKEEIERYSVVRTYAAIERADVCILMIDATEGITEQDEKIIGYAHEMRKAIMVIVNKWDLVEKDDKTLDKFKKELQGNLKFLSYAEYLFISALTGQRTNKVLHMAKYCYDNYNKRVSTGILNDVISKAILMKEPPVVGIKRMKIYYATQVATRPPKFVFFVNDESARHFSYERYLENQLRDSFDFKGTGIQIEYRQRKE from the coding sequence ATGGGTAAACCAATAGTTGCAATAGTGGGAAGACCTAATGTTGGAAAATCGACATTGTTTAATAGATTAGCAGGAAAAAGAATTTCAATAGTACAAGATACACCAGGAGTTACGAGAGATAGAGTATATGCGGAAGCAGAGTGGTTAAGTTATAATTTTACCATGATAGATACAGGTGGTATTGAACCTGAAAGAGATGATATTATAGTAAAACAAATGAGGAGACAGGCGAACATTGCCATTGAAACAGCAGATGTTATAGTTTTTATAGTTGATGGTAAAGAAGGCTTAACACCAGCAGATAATGAAGTTGCAACTATGCTTAGAAAAAGTAAAAAGCCTGTAGTGTTAGTAGTTAACAAGGTTGATTCTCTTAAAGAGGAAGATAATGCTTGGGAATTCTACAATCTTGGAATAGGGGATCCTGTAACTATTTCTGCATCACAAGGTTTGGGACTTGGAGATATGCTTGATAAGGTAGTTGAGGGCTTTGATAAATCAATCTTCGAAGAAGAAGAGGATGAATATATAAGAATAGCTATGATTGGAAAACCTAATGTTGGAAAATCTTCGTTAATCAATAAGTTACTTGGTGAAGATCGTGTTATAGTTTCAGATGTTCCAGGAACTACAAGAGATGCAATAGATAGTCATTTAGAAACTGAAGAAGGTAAGTTTATTTTAATTGATACTGCTGGACTTAGAAGAAAGAGCAAAGTTAAAGAAGAAATTGAAAGATATAGTGTTGTAAGAACTTATGCAGCAATTGAAAGAGCTGATGTTTGTATACTTATGATTGATGCAACCGAAGGTATCACAGAGCAAGATGAAAAAATAATAGGATATGCTCATGAAATGAGAAAAGCTATTATGGTAATTGTTAATAAGTGGGATTTGGTTGAAAAAGATGATAAAACTTTAGATAAATTCAAAAAAGAATTACAAGGAAACTTAAAGTTTTTAAGTTACGCTGAATATTTATTTATTTCTGCATTAACAGGACAAAGAACAAATAAGGTGCTTCATATGGCTAAATATTGCTATGATAACTATAACAAGAGAGTATCTACAGGAATATTAAATGATGTTATAAGTAAAGCTATTCTTATGAAAGAACCTCCTGTTGTTGGAATAAAAAGAATGAAAATTTACTATGCTACTCAAGTAGCAACAAGACCGCCAAAGTTTGTGTTTTTTGTAAATGATGAAAGTGCAAGACATTTCTCATATGAAAGATATTTAGAAAATCAGTTAAGAGATAGTTTTGACTTTAAAGGAACTGGAATTCAAATAGAATACAGACAAAGAAAGGAATAA